A single genomic interval of Luteolibacter arcticus harbors:
- a CDS encoding glycoside hydrolase family 97 protein encodes MNILNPTALLALPLIAAAPASAALVIERTLASPGGALVFTLERDDTSQALSHSVTYSGRPVVTHGALGIQIDKADIVGDEGTIERVVEKSSSTEWTNPFGERSTVPDNYREETLTISHAGQGSFGVKLQVRAYDEGVALRYLIEGSGTVMAEKTSFPLPETTQVWVSGSTQAPISKAPIAKMSSSVGPVLAELSPDLFAAFGEAALADASVTKFTRSETSTINASIGGRMEFQGSFTSAWRYVRVAQSPGAMLEGNHFMLNLCEPSQVADTSWIRPGKVLRDITLTTEGGRACVDFAAAHKLEYVLFDAGWYGKETSRASDASKSGPDPERSPGPLDVESVIAYGKTKGVGVILYVNQVALTPQLDKIAPLYQSWGVAGIKFGYVTAGSQAATRWLNQAVKKCADHHLLVDIHDDFRPTGMSRTYPNLMTQEGIRGDEESPSNATVLNSVFVRGLAGPADQTNCYFAPRVTKMGSHASQLAKSVCIFSPWQFLFWYDRPAASPPLPGAKGFNPANLEEVPELTFFERLPTTWDETRVLDGYPGSHATIARRKGKVWFLAGLNGATARTFDVPLEFLDPATSYKAEIFVDDPAVTTTTKVRIDTQPADHTTQLKLSVAPSNGFAVILTP; translated from the coding sequence ATGAACATCCTGAATCCAACCGCGCTGCTGGCGCTCCCCCTGATCGCGGCGGCACCCGCTTCCGCCGCCCTTGTGATCGAACGTACGCTGGCCAGTCCCGGCGGCGCACTGGTCTTCACACTCGAACGCGACGATACTTCGCAGGCTTTGAGCCATAGCGTGACGTACTCCGGTCGCCCGGTGGTCACCCACGGCGCGCTCGGCATCCAAATCGACAAGGCCGACATCGTCGGCGATGAAGGAACCATCGAGAGGGTCGTCGAGAAGAGTTCCAGCACTGAGTGGACCAACCCCTTCGGCGAACGCTCCACGGTCCCCGACAATTATCGCGAGGAAACCCTCACCATCTCCCATGCCGGCCAAGGCTCGTTCGGCGTGAAGCTCCAGGTGCGCGCCTACGACGAGGGCGTTGCACTCCGCTACCTCATCGAAGGCAGTGGCACTGTGATGGCGGAAAAAACCAGCTTTCCATTGCCGGAGACGACCCAGGTCTGGGTCTCCGGCAGCACGCAAGCTCCCATCTCCAAGGCACCGATCGCCAAGATGAGCTCATCGGTCGGCCCCGTGCTGGCGGAACTTTCGCCGGATCTCTTTGCCGCCTTCGGCGAAGCGGCGCTGGCGGACGCGTCCGTGACGAAATTCACGCGGAGTGAAACCTCGACCATAAACGCCAGCATCGGGGGCCGGATGGAATTCCAGGGCTCATTCACCAGCGCCTGGCGCTATGTGCGGGTCGCCCAATCGCCTGGTGCCATGCTCGAGGGCAATCATTTCATGCTCAACTTATGCGAGCCCTCCCAAGTGGCCGACACCTCGTGGATCCGCCCAGGCAAGGTGCTCCGGGATATCACCCTGACCACTGAGGGCGGCAGGGCCTGCGTCGACTTCGCCGCCGCCCACAAGCTGGAGTATGTCTTGTTCGACGCCGGTTGGTATGGAAAGGAGACCAGTCGCGCTTCGGATGCCAGCAAGTCGGGACCCGATCCCGAGCGCTCGCCCGGGCCACTCGATGTCGAGTCCGTCATCGCCTACGGCAAGACCAAGGGCGTGGGCGTCATCCTCTACGTCAACCAGGTCGCCCTGACCCCGCAACTCGACAAGATCGCCCCTCTCTACCAGTCGTGGGGCGTGGCCGGCATCAAATTCGGCTACGTGACCGCCGGCTCCCAAGCCGCCACCCGCTGGCTAAACCAAGCGGTGAAAAAATGTGCCGACCACCACCTGCTGGTGGACATCCACGATGATTTCCGGCCGACCGGGATGTCGCGGACCTATCCAAACTTGATGACCCAGGAAGGCATCCGCGGTGACGAGGAATCGCCGAGTAATGCCACCGTCCTCAACAGCGTCTTCGTCCGCGGTCTCGCCGGTCCAGCTGACCAGACGAACTGCTACTTCGCGCCGCGCGTCACCAAGATGGGCTCGCATGCCTCGCAGCTCGCCAAGTCGGTGTGCATCTTCAGCCCTTGGCAGTTCCTCTTCTGGTATGACCGCCCGGCTGCTTCGCCGCCGCTTCCCGGGGCTAAGGGATTCAACCCCGCCAACTTGGAGGAGGTTCCCGAGCTGACCTTCTTCGAACGCTTGCCCACTACCTGGGATGAGACCCGTGTCCTCGACGGCTATCCCGGCAGCCACGCGACCATTGCGCGGCGCAAGGGGAAGGTGTGGTTCCTGGCCGGGCTGAACGGAGCCACCGCGCGGACCTTCGATGTCCCGCTCGAATTCCTCGATCCAGCCACGTCCTACAAGGCTGAGATCTTCGTCGATGATCCTGCCGTTACCACCACCACCAAGGTGCGCATCGACACGCAACCGGCCGACCACACGACCCAACTGAAACTGTCCGTGGCCCCTTCCAACGGCTTCGCGGTCATCTTGACGCCTTGA